The Terriglobus tenax genome contains a region encoding:
- a CDS encoding YebC/PmpR family DNA-binding transcriptional regulator: MSGHSKWATIKHKKGAADAKRGKVFTRLIKEINIAAKQGGGDPDGNPRLRTAIAAAKAENMPADNIKRAIQRGTGELEGASYEEITFEGYGPGGVAVIVEVLTDNRNRAVSEVRHAFSKNNGNLGESGSVAYMFSKKGLIVVEKDAIDEDKLTEIVLEAGADDLSGEDESWEVLTSPKDFEAVLTAVKAAGITPEVAEVTMIPSTYQKLEGAQAAAMGRLLETLEDLDDTQNVYSNFDMDMAEVAG; encoded by the coding sequence AGCAGACGCCAAGCGCGGCAAGGTGTTCACGCGGCTGATCAAGGAAATCAACATCGCGGCGAAGCAGGGCGGCGGTGATCCTGACGGCAACCCCCGGCTGCGCACCGCGATTGCGGCGGCCAAAGCCGAGAACATGCCGGCGGACAACATCAAGCGCGCCATTCAGCGCGGCACCGGTGAACTGGAAGGCGCAAGCTACGAAGAGATCACCTTTGAGGGCTACGGCCCGGGTGGCGTGGCTGTCATCGTCGAGGTGCTGACCGACAACCGCAACCGTGCGGTCAGCGAAGTACGTCACGCCTTCTCAAAGAACAATGGCAACCTCGGTGAATCCGGTTCGGTGGCTTACATGTTCTCGAAGAAGGGCCTGATCGTCGTTGAAAAGGACGCGATTGACGAGGACAAGCTGACCGAGATCGTTCTGGAAGCAGGAGCGGATGACCTTTCCGGTGAGGATGAGAGCTGGGAGGTTCTGACTTCGCCCAAGGACTTTGAAGCCGTGCTGACGGCGGTGAAGGCCGCTGGGATTACGCCCGAGGTCGCCGAGGTCACCATGATTCCGTCGACCTACCAGAAACTTGAAGGCGCCCAGGCAGCGGCGATGGGCCGTCTGCTGGAGACGCTGGAAGACCTGGATGACACGCAGAATGTGTACTCCAACTTCGATATGGATATGGCCGAGGTGGCCGGCTAA
- a CDS encoding acyloxyacyl hydrolase — protein MKRWIVSSLMCALLAMPAVAQTSVQTPVREVATHAGWEYGPIVQGGLGVTDNRSGYKFIMAGVHVGKVLTPEMGSGLFKGQFEFASELFPYWQSNTPKIQRVKCNASLSVCSSPYTVGGTYHGMSLTPVILRWNLTGHTRVMPWVQGAGGLIWTNHKYPPYGSATVINLANTGPNSETSVWNFTPQFGVGMHYFVKPRRSIDFGANAVHISNASMGDRNPGVNVTLQFNMGYTWWK, from the coding sequence GTGAAGAGATGGATTGTGAGTTCGTTGATGTGTGCCTTGCTGGCCATGCCCGCGGTGGCACAGACCTCTGTGCAGACGCCGGTTCGTGAAGTAGCTACCCATGCAGGCTGGGAATACGGCCCCATTGTGCAGGGCGGCCTTGGTGTAACGGACAACCGCAGCGGCTACAAGTTCATCATGGCGGGTGTGCATGTTGGCAAGGTGCTGACGCCGGAGATGGGTTCAGGCCTGTTCAAAGGGCAGTTCGAGTTTGCCAGCGAGCTATTTCCGTACTGGCAGTCGAATACGCCGAAGATTCAGCGTGTGAAGTGCAATGCATCGCTGAGCGTGTGCTCGTCTCCGTATACGGTGGGTGGAACATATCACGGCATGTCACTGACACCGGTGATCCTGCGCTGGAACCTGACGGGCCACACGCGGGTGATGCCCTGGGTGCAGGGCGCGGGCGGGTTGATCTGGACGAACCACAAGTATCCGCCGTATGGTTCTGCGACCGTGATCAACCTGGCCAATACCGGACCGAACTCTGAGACCTCGGTATGGAACTTTACGCCGCAGTTCGGCGTGGGTATGCACTACTTTGTGAAGCCTCGCCGGTCAATCGACTTTGGAGCAAACGCGGTGCATATCTCGAATGCATCGATGGGCGACCGTAATCCAGGCGTGAATGTCACGCTGCAATTCAACATGGGATACACGTGGTGGAAGTAA
- the ftcD gene encoding glutamate formimidoyltransferase, which yields MEVNGSIVECVPNFSEGVTPEKVRAIVSAMQVDGVRLLDYSLDNDHNRSVVTIAGAPEAVAEAAIRAAGKAAELIDLTRQEGVHPRIGAADVIPFVPVANYSLPQCAMLARHAGQQIWLRYGVPVYFYEAAAARPDRVNLEDVRRGQFEGLRDAVRKDAARRPDIGGPDLHATAGASAVGARKFLIAYNIYLHDPDVAVARAIAKEIRASGGGMFGIKAMGVLAQGRAQVSMNITDFHQTPVAAVHEKVRQLAARHGASIADGELIGLIPEQAYDPAAAWVQQIPGFDPEVKVLERRLQHPLSWP from the coding sequence GTGGAAGTAAACGGATCAATCGTTGAGTGTGTCCCGAACTTCTCTGAGGGTGTAACCCCGGAGAAGGTGCGTGCCATTGTCTCTGCCATGCAGGTAGACGGGGTACGCCTGCTGGACTACTCGCTGGACAACGATCACAACCGTTCGGTGGTGACGATTGCCGGTGCTCCCGAGGCTGTTGCCGAGGCGGCGATTCGTGCGGCGGGCAAGGCCGCGGAGTTGATCGACCTGACGCGCCAGGAAGGCGTCCACCCACGCATTGGCGCGGCGGACGTGATTCCGTTTGTGCCGGTGGCCAACTATTCCTTGCCGCAGTGCGCCATGCTTGCGCGGCATGCGGGGCAGCAGATCTGGCTGCGGTATGGCGTTCCGGTGTACTTCTACGAAGCGGCCGCAGCCCGTCCGGACCGTGTGAACCTGGAAGACGTGCGCCGCGGCCAGTTTGAGGGTCTGCGCGACGCTGTTCGCAAGGACGCCGCCCGGCGGCCCGATATCGGTGGTCCGGATCTGCATGCCACCGCCGGAGCCTCTGCCGTAGGCGCCCGTAAGTTTTTGATTGCGTACAACATCTACCTGCACGATCCGGACGTGGCTGTGGCCCGCGCTATTGCCAAGGAGATCCGCGCCTCCGGTGGTGGCATGTTCGGCATCAAGGCGATGGGCGTTCTGGCGCAGGGCCGGGCCCAGGTCAGCATGAATATCACGGACTTTCACCAGACCCCGGTAGCGGCGGTGCATGAAAAAGTGCGTCAGTTGGCGGCCCGGCACGGTGCCAGCATTGCCGACGGAGAGTTAATAGGCCTGATTCCCGAACAGGCGTATGATCCTGCTGCGGCCTGGGTCCAGCAGATTCCCGGCTTTGACCCAGAGGTCAAGGTGCTGGAACGCCGTTTGCAGCATCCGCTCAGTTGGCCGTAG
- a CDS encoding anti-sigma factor family protein: MTCTEFLAKMTDYFDGTIARELEAEVRQHMCECSHCEVVVNTTRQTISIYRDTDVYELPTDLRERMIANIMSKCRGKDCA; this comes from the coding sequence GTGACCTGCACAGAGTTTCTGGCCAAAATGACCGATTACTTCGATGGCACCATCGCCCGCGAGCTGGAAGCGGAAGTACGCCAGCATATGTGCGAGTGCAGTCACTGCGAGGTGGTCGTCAACACCACCCGGCAGACGATTTCGATCTATCGCGATACGGACGTCTATGAACTGCCTACCGATCTTCGCGAACGTATGATTGCGAACATTATGAGCAAGTGCCGCGGCAAAGACTGCGCGTGA
- a CDS encoding sigma-70 family RNA polymerase sigma factor — MPTTAIQSPAVEEEHPDVALVARARKGDAAAFEQLVRQYDRQIFRVAQHITQNREDAEDIAQDVFLKAYEKLEQFQGNSKFSTWLVRIAVNESLMRLRKRKTSRTVSMDEDVQTEEGAIPRDFADWSPNPEQIYGQSELGDILKKTIQGLPPGFRTVFTLRDIENLSTEETAEALGLSVPAVKSRLLRARLQLRERLSRYMKQPEGAKL; from the coding sequence ATGCCGACAACAGCCATCCAATCCCCAGCAGTAGAAGAAGAACATCCGGATGTCGCACTTGTTGCGCGCGCCCGGAAAGGAGATGCGGCAGCTTTTGAACAGCTTGTCCGGCAATATGACCGGCAGATCTTCCGGGTAGCGCAGCACATCACCCAGAACCGCGAGGATGCGGAGGACATTGCGCAGGACGTCTTCCTCAAGGCCTACGAAAAGCTCGAACAGTTCCAGGGAAACTCGAAGTTTTCCACGTGGCTGGTTCGAATCGCGGTCAATGAGAGCCTGATGCGGCTCCGCAAGCGGAAGACAAGCAGAACAGTTTCCATGGACGAGGATGTCCAGACCGAAGAAGGCGCAATCCCCCGCGATTTCGCTGACTGGAGCCCGAACCCCGAACAGATTTACGGGCAGTCCGAGCTGGGAGACATTCTGAAGAAGACGATTCAGGGCCTGCCGCCCGGGTTTAGAACAGTGTTTACGTTGCGCGATATCGAAAATCTTTCGACGGAAGAGACGGCCGAGGCGCTGGGGCTGAGTGTTCCCGCGGTGAAAAGCCGCCTGCTCCGCGCTCGCCTGCAGCTTCGCGAGCGTCTAAGCCGGTATATGAAGCAGCCGGAAGGAGCAAAGCTGTGA